In Rutidosis leptorrhynchoides isolate AG116_Rl617_1_P2 chromosome 2, CSIRO_AGI_Rlap_v1, whole genome shotgun sequence, one genomic interval encodes:
- the LOC139887700 gene encoding receptor-like protein Cf-9 homolog: MSYPKLNNPFISLLFFVISVASFTSAYSSSINTHRCSDSQTLVLLHFKQNLSSISFPNEYSLCQDLLGSNYRPIMMNWNISTDCCDWNGVTCDHSTGDVIGLDLSCGMLQGSIHPNTSLFDLPHLKSLNLAFNDFNGSQLPPQIGRFSNSLTYLNISGCLLSGRVPSEITLLSKLESLDLSGIFRSDLQMEPYILNNLLENSTSLEHLSLAQVNIFGALPTYINITSLKSLDLSSTGLEGKLPSNIFNLPQLQKLYLPGNENLAGPFPTINTSTVTRLEILDLSSTKLSGEIPDSIGYLKSLNYLSLSRCGLVGSLPKSLVNLKQLSFLDLSYNMLNGSLPLWFKNLPSLESIILHNNMFSGTVQFDSFPLRSLKQLSLGYNQFDGRIDVLDQGPILHTFQKLTNLIYLDLSFNNFRGEWELDSVLSSLTNLTRLMLSNSGLSVMTNTINRYANPGVGALYLAFCNVKVFPESLRAMKDLRYLDLSNNLIRGDIPEWAVEIGGNGLIGLDLSNNSITGLPQLLWEGLHYMYLKSNTIQGRFPRSICNMSNLRYLDISNNSFGGVIPSCVGDVTISAITINLGNNRFQGTIPNVYENCGQLEGLFLNGNRLDGEIPRSLSKCRFLKVLDIGNNHLNGTFPGWLGDLPKLQVLILKSNKLSGSIVASSTVESQFPSLLLLDLSYNEFVGQLPTKYFQNFNAMKYVTKSNMKLEYLESGGDYYSIITVSKGAERSIPQIFVDYTIIDLSNNKFEGEIPKIIGSLTSLILLNLAHNNLIGRIPFSLGKLSEMESLDLSWNQLTGEIPQSLADLTFLAFLNLSQNHLVGRIPKGSQFSTFEGNSFEGNEKLCGLPLPKKCEGSLKPQIKADGDEESGFTWKAVMLGYSCGTPLGIVIGYMMLTTRREKWFNEIVDDVGEHMILKSRTMRRPFECKYVITCVDEFTWSRDDNVLSN; encoded by the exons ATGAGCTATCCAAAGCTTAATAATCCCTTCATTtctcttttattttttgttatatcTGTTGCTTCTTTCACTTCCGCATATTCTtcttccattaacacccatagatgTTCTGATTCACAGACTCTTGTTTTGCTTCATTTTAAACAAAATCTTTCTTCCATCAGTTTTCCAAATGAATATTCTCTATGTCAAGATTTGCTTGGTTCCAATTATCGCCCAATTATGATGAACTGGAACATAAGTACAGATTGTTGTGATTGGAACGGAGTCACTTGCGACCACTCCACAGGTGACGTTATTGGCCTCGATCTTAGTTGTGGTATGCTACAAGGTTCCATCCATCCCAACACGTCACTTTTCGATCTTCCTCATCTTAAGAGTCTCAACCTTGCTTTCAATGATTTTAATGGTTCTCAACTTCCTCCTCAAATCGGCAGGTTTTCTAACAGTCTTACATATCTCAATATCTCTGGATGTCTTTTGTCAGGTCGAGTCCCATCAGAGATCACACTTCTTAGTAAATTGGAGTCTCTTGATCTATCTGGGATATTTAGGTCTGATTTACAAATGGAACCTTACATTTTGAACAATCTCCTTGAAAATTCTACTTCTTTGGAACACCTATCTCTTGCTCAAGTTAACATCTTTGGGGCTTTACCTACCTACATTAATATCACTTCTTTGAAATCACTCGATCTTAGTTCGACTGGCTTGGAAGGAAAATTACCCAGTAATATCTTCAATCTTCCACAATTGCAAAAACTTTACTTACCAGGGAACGAGAATCTGGCAGGTCCGTTTCCTACAATTAACACAAGCACTGTCACTCGTCTTGAGATTTTAGATCTCTCGTCCACCAAATTATCAGGAGAGATACCCGATTCAATCGGTTATCTCAAATCTTTGAATTACTTATCTCTCTCGCGATGTGGTTTGGTGGGGTCTCTTCCGAAATCCTTAGTCAATCTTAAGCAACTTTCTTTTCTAGATTTGTCATATAACATGCTAAATGGATCATTGCCCTTGTGGTTTAAGAATCTTCCTTCTTTAGAATCCATAATACTCCATAACAATATGTTCAGTGGAACCGTACAGTTTGATTCATTTCCTCTTCGATCACTAAAACAACTATCCCTCGGCTATAATCAGTTCGATGGTCGGATTGATGTACTTGATCAAGGACCCATTCTACATACGTTTCAGAAACTCACCAACCTCATTTACCTAGACCTTTCATTTAATAATTTTAGAGGTGAATGGGAGTTGGATTCAGTGTTATCAAGCCTCACAAACCTTACACGACTCATGCTTTCCAATAGCGGTTTATCTGTCATGACTAACACTATCAATCGTTATGCCAACCCCGGTGTTGGAGCCTTATATTTGGCCTTTTGCAACGTAAAGGTGTTTCCCGAGTCCTTACGAGCCATGAAAGATCTTAGATACTTAGATCTATCTAATAATCTTATTCGAGGCGACATTCCTGAATGGGCTGTTGAGATTGGTGGAAATGGGCTGATAGGTTTAGATCTCTCAAATAACTCGATAACAGGCTTGCCTCAGCTTCTTTGGGAGGGATTACATTATATGTATCTAAAGTCCAACACAATTCAAGGACGGTTTCCTCGATCCATTTGCAACATGAGCAATTTAAGATATCTAGATATCTCCAATAACAGCTTCGGTGGAGTGATCCCATCGTGTGTGGGAGACGTTACTATCTCCGCCATTACAATTAATTTGGGGAACAATCGTTTTCAAGGTACTATTCCAAATGTATACGAGAACTGTGGACAGTTAGAGGGGCTATTTTTAAATGGAAACCGGTTAGATGGGGAGATTCCACGCTCGTTGTCGAAATGTCGGTTTTTGAAAGTACTTGATATCGGAAACAACCATTTAAATGGAACATTCCCTGGATGGTTAGGAGATCTTCCAAAGTTGCAAGTTCTTATCCTTAAATCGAACAAACTTAGCGGTTCCATTGTAGCCTCATCGACAGTCGAATCTCAATTTCCAAGTTTGCTACTTCTTGATTTATCTTATAATGAGTTTGTCGGTCAGCTAccaactaaatattttcaaaatttTAATGCTATGAAGTATGTGACGAAAAGCAATATGAAACTAGAATATTTGGAATCTGGTGGCGACTATTATTCAATTATTACAGTGTCGAAAGGGGCGGAGCGATCTATTCCTCAAATTTTCGTTGACTACACAATTATTGATCTATCAAACAATAAATTTGAAGGAGAGATCCCAAAGATTATCGGAAGTCTTACCTCATTGATACTGCTCAACTTAGCTCACAACAATCTCATTGGTCGAATCCCATTTAGTCTTGGGAAACTATCGGAGATGGAATCATTAGACTTATCTTGGAACCAACTCACAGGAGAGATCCCTCAAAGCCTTGCAGACTTGACATTTCTCGCGTTCTTAAATCTCTCTCAAAACCATCTCGTGGGTCGCATTCCAAAAGGATCACAGTTCAGCACGTTTGAAGGGAATTCGTTTGAAGGGAATGAGAAACTTTGTGGGCTCCCTTTGCCTAAGAAGTGTGAGGGGTCACTCAAACCACAAATCAAAGCAGATGGAGATGAAGAGAGTGGATTTACATGGAAGGCAGTGATGTTAGGATACAGTTGTGGAACTCCACTCGGAATAGTAATAGGATATATGATGTTGACGACGAGAAGAGAAAAGTGGTTCAATGAGATTGTTGATGATGTTGGAGAGCATATGATCTTGAAGAGCCGAACCATGAGAAG GCCATTTGAGTGTAAGTATGTTATCACATGTGTTGATGAGTTTACTTGGTCACGGGATGATAATGTGTTATCCAATTGA